AGGCTGCAGTAGGAGATGCACAGGTAGGGCAGGAAACCGCGGAAGCTCTGCCCCGGAGTGACGCCAGGCAGTAGCCGTGCCATCACGATTGAGATGCATCTGTGGCTGTGGGCCCAGATTAGATCAAACTGGTGTTTAAAACCAAATTCAGATGTTTTCATTCATTCGGCATCACTGCAGGGCATTCATGGTGTCCAAAGAGCAAGTACTGGCCGGGGGGTACAACCCGCTGTGTCCTTTGTATGTGACTAAGTGCATGAATCCCTGCTTGAAGTGCGTAACGCAGCTTCGCCAGCAGCTGTCAGGTGTGACCAGTGCCTCCATAACATAGGCTGCATGCTCTGCTGTGCTCTGCTGATGCTCACCAGCCAGCTAAGCCGGGCGTACGGGCATTTTATGTCATTGGAGCAGCACAATGCAATGGAGCAGGCAGGTGATTCTGAGCTATCTGTTATCATGCCTTCCTACTGCCCTGATTTTGTTGCTCCTTGCTGaattcccctgctccccctcaaTTTACCTACTTTACCcagcctgcatgcagggttcccagAGATGTCGGAGGGACCTTGCCACTCCCGTGTGTGAGAGATACCCCTGCGCTATCACTCCAGAGGATACTGAAAGGATCAGCCCTGCGGTGGCAGGGGCTAAGTGACTACGGGCTTTTCCCTTCTAAGAGCTATGGCTCagaccacccccactgctccATGACCAGAGGGGACAGAGATCCTGGGCATCTGCCCATGGGCTGTGGAGGGCGAAGAAGCTATAGCTCCAGCATTTATCCTAGCCACACTCTGTGCCGGGCCGAGCTCTTCCACTGGCGCTCCGCAGGGTCAGTGCCCCACAGGGGTTTGGTGGCAGAGGCATGAGGGACTGGAGCAGGAGCCCAGCTTCTGGTATTAGCATTGCCAAGCCAGAGTTAACACTGCTTCAGCTTTTACTTTCACTGAGCCCCTCCCAAGCTTGGATCCAATGGAGGTGGCAGGGTCAATAGAGGCATAGCCTCCCTTGGGAAACAGGAGTTTCCTTCCCTCTGGATCTCTGGGGTTAGCCTCCTATGTGGGCTCCTTAGCCCAGATGTGAGGGAAACTGTTCCAGCCCAGCCTTGGGGGGCTCCTTGGCCCctcctctggctgccccagggggGTAGGATGAtttggccctgtgctgctccttgCTGCATTCTCCTGCAGCCTCTCACTCAGGTCTCTCTCTTTCCACCACATTGCTCAGTAGTCACCTGGTTGTGAAGATCAAATCTTCCTTGGTTCTCATCTATTAGTCTCTTTTGCAAGAGAATTTTCAGGAGCTCTCTGGTAAGCAGCTCTTTCATGTCCTTCAAGACAGCTCGGAGAGTTGGGCTGAAGGCCATTGGGATGGAGTTTGCTGCAGCATCTCCCGGAGACTTCAGAAGCGGGGAGGCCGCAATGCTCTTCTTCCCCATGAAATGACCTGAAATGACACTGGGCACGTGTATTAGAACAGAGGAATGGGCGGGGAAGATTTCAAGCTCTGGCAGAGGGACTGGatgcaaaagtgtcacagctcCCTAGCGCCAAGCAGCCTTTGAAATCTGCAATATAGCAGTGGCTGCTGTGGCACTGGAATTTTTCAGAAGCAAGATACTGTAGCAGAAACCCACCTCTAGCTGAAGGAGGCAGAACTGAGGGGGAGCTAGCAAAAGAACATGACAATGGCCACATGCTTTGTTCCTCTTGAAATCCTAGAAACTCTGGGTGACAACTATCCAGAGTTATCATAATAAGTAGCAGAAATAACCACAAGTTTTGCTTTCAAGACCAGTAAATATTGGGGGTTTGAAGGGAGCTTTCTCTAGGGGCCAGAAATCCATCACTGCCTGCTGCATGGGTCTTATGCCTTCCatggaagcagctgctgctggccccatcaGAGACTGGAGACCAGGCTAGAGGGCCCCCTATCTGAGCCAGAGTGATGATTCCCAGAGCCCTAAAAACATCTTGGTAGCTCACCTTTAATAACCACCCAACTAACAACCTACGAGCTAGCTTAGCTGTTCAGAGAAAGGCAGCCAAGACGACACTTCATGCAGGCGCTAACAAAAAGACAGCAGCATTAGGGCGCTGGTAAATCAGCTGGGATGTAGCATAGATATTTGTAGAAGTCTTCAGCACTGACACCCGTTTCACCACTCTCAGCTCTGCAGATAATGCTGGGCACCTTTTATAGCAGGGATGAGCAAACTTTTGGGCCCAAGGGGCTAATCTgtgtatagaaattgtatggcgggccatgaatgctcacaaaattgagtgcagggggttgagggctctggctgggggtgtgggctctggcatgGAGCCAGaaaggagttcagggtgcaggagggggctacaGGCTGAGGTAGCGGGGGCGGGGATGCGTGTGGGGGGGTTGCGGACTctaagagggtgctctgggctgcgaTTGAGGgggttggagagcaggagggggattggggttggggcacagggggtggctcaggggtgccGACTCTggacagcgcttacctcaagcagctcccagaaacagtgacatgtccccactccagctcctatgcagaggtgtggccaggtggctctgctgcgcactgcccctgcagctcccattggtcacggttcctggccaatgggagctgcaggggcagcgcgtgAAGCGGAGCCCCAGGTTGCCCCAGTGTGtagaagctggagctggggggaagagggggagggcatgctgttgcttccgggagccgtgcagagtagccccccaaccctgctccctggctagaGTGGGGCCAGACCCCAGTCCCCAGTGGGAACTTGAGGGCctgattaaaatggctggtgggccagatgcagcccatgggccatagtttgcccacctctgttttataGCCATCAGTGCTAACTACCTGATTTGCATGCACAATCAGTAGTTAGAAATTTAAGGGCTATAAGTTGCATGGACAGTGCACTTGCAAAATCATAGCCTGTTTTCCCAGTCAGGCTCACCCTGAGCTGTAACCGGACCCAGTGCACAGTGTGACTAGGAGAGCAGTGGGACACCAGCCCCCAGGTGTTCTGTAGCATATGCTTGGAGTCAGGCTCTCCAAGCAGCAGACCCTTCAGAATCTAGCCCTCAATGAGTTCCCATAAACACTCAcagacctggtctacacctagAACTTCGGTTGGcctcgctcagggctgtgaaaaacgtCACGCCCTCTGCAACGTGgccaacggaagaattcttccctccaCCCAGGTTCCGAGGGGATGGATCAACGGTCACTGCAGAAAGTGGCGGCACTCCAGTGGCGTAGCTGCCGCAGCACTTACAGTGAAGATGTACCCTCGGAGTCCAACGAGTAACAAAGGGGGCTGAACTTTAGCTGCCAGAAATAAATCCTGCAATGACCCTGGCACAATGGCTGTAAGTTGCAAACTACAGATGATAAACACAACCCACAACAAATCCcagtccagccccagggcagctcagTACAGGGATATGAAGGTCAAATCTTGTGCCAGGGTATCTGCTCCAGGCCTCTCCCAGAGGCAGCCATGCACTGGCCTACAGACTCCTTGGCCAGCACCTGTAGTCTCGTTCAGACTCATCCACATGGACCCCCACTTGCAAGCTGCCCCTGGAATCCACCACCATGGCTACCACTAGCCCCCCTGCCAGTGACAGGCtgcttcccagcctggctctcAGCCCTTCGGACACAGCTCTTAAGCTCCCCAGCCTTTTGATTCAAGACTGGGTGGTTTTCTGAGATgtgctctagggattattgtaGAgcaagtctctggcctgtgctgtgcaggaggtcaggcaaAATAATCagaacggtcccttctggccttggaatctgagtcACCAGAGGGTCAGTGGGGGCTTCCGGCAACAGATTCTGATTACACGACATATGGTTGTGTGCTGGGCTTCCCTGAACCATCAGGGGGATCCGGGCCTGGTCTATAACAGGGAGACAAAGGTGCCGAGACATCTCTCAGGGGGCTTGAAAACCTGGGCAGGGAGCACGAGCAGGGGAAAGCGCTGCAGTTCTCATTTGGGGagggctcctgcaggctgcacaCAGCCTTtccggctcccccctcccctccctggcttCAGACGGGCAAGGAGGAAAAGGGGCAGCATAAAGGCCCTTCACACCTCCCATGGCAAGAGACCAGCTGAGGGGAAGCAGCCCCAGGGCACAGACTGAGGAGTCAGACCACACTTGGGTCTGGGTTCGTAAAGGATTTGTTCCTTTTCTGGAAGCTTCTGCTCTGGGCATGGAGCgatctgtccctctccctccGCCGGCTGGGAAAGGAGCACTCTggtggcagagcagcagcagcgcagaggggACACATTCTGGATTCATTGCTGCCTGGCGAGTGGATTCTCTCGTGCTACCAACCCACCCCCAACTAGCGGGGTCCCCAGCACACAGTGCCCAGGGTTACAGTAGCTGCATCCTTAACTAGGATGAGCATTGCCCTGGGATGGAGCCGGCATTGCCATTCTGAGATAGGGACGTCGTCTGGGGGTTCGCTCCACAGCAAGCCACACCGAGGGGGGTTACTGGAGGGCAACTCCAGTAACTAGTCGAGCTGGTTCTCCAGGGGCTCCCTTGCTTCTCTCCTAGCCAACCAGATTAAGTGACCCCTCAGCTCTGTCCTCCACCCCCATTCTCGGCTTCTTGTCTGCGGGAAGCTTCACAGCAGCTTTCTCCCACACACCCACCTTTTCGCTTGCTCACTCCCCTTCAGGCAGCACTATTCAGACAAGTTTCACAGTGGTACCCAAGGTGCCAGACTAGATTTTGAACATGCAGATGAGTAGCTGAGAAATAGATCTGGTTTCCTCTATCTCAGAGCAGTGCCAATCTGGAAGGTATTTCTGCTTTCTCTCTGCTTTGCCTTAAAATAATGGACAGGCACTCTGCTTTGCATTTTACAATACCAATATTTTATTACATGCAATTAGTTCTGGCCGTTtcagtcccaggctattagagagacaaggtgcaggaggtaatatcttttattggaccaacttcagttggtgagagagacaagcttccaagccatgcagagctcttcctcagtcTGGGAAAGGTTTGCTCAGATATCCTGGGATGAACACCGCTACAACActggtacctttcccagacccaaagaagagctctgtgtagcacaatagcttgtctccctcaccaacagaagttggtccataaaagatattccccccaccaccaccttgtctctctaatatccgaTTGCATCTGACATTCTGAAATCCTCAGTCTAATCTCCCAGTATTTGGCTCAGTGTAGACCTTGGTGCCTCCACAGCACAATACTACTCACCATGAGGCAGAATCTGCCCGAGGAATTTGCTGCCTGTGTCTGGGATTGTGGGTGCCATCTCTCTGCTATAGGGATTTGGAACAATCCACCTTGCCATGCACCCACAAAAGGGACAATCAGCTAATAGTAGCTAGGGAATATTGTCCAGGCACCAGAATCATTAGTTGATCAAGGACAGTTGTTCTGCTGATCATCTATCTAtattcccaccctccccctctgggaTTATGTTTCGGACATTTCATTGGTTGAATGTGTTGTCACTCCACTGGGGGCAGGTGTGTGGATGGAGTTCTGTGGAGGTGGTCTCTCCCATTTAGGGTGTCTATATACTGCAAAAATGGTACATTGGTAACTCGGGTTAAAACAGCAGGGAAGACACAAACTTGGCTTTTAATTTGGGTTAGCAGCACAAGTGAAACTCTAAAAGAgtaggtctcagagtagcagccgtgttcgtctgtattcacaaaaagaaaaggagtaatttgttagtctctaaggtgccacaagtactccttttcttttttctaaaagagtATTTACATTGCATCTGGGAGTGAATCCCCCAGCTCAAGCAGACTCCTGCTAGTGGGGCTCCAGCTAGTGTGCTAAGAATAGCCGTGTGGATACGGTGGCTCTGACAGCTGCTCATGCTAGCCCCCAAGCTCGGACACAGGGGAtcaggtgggcttgagagcccaagctgccACCCAGAGACCCGAAGTCCACACCTCTCCTTGCAGGCTAGACAAACCCTCAGATCAGTCGAGTGCCACAACCTGCTCCTGTATCTGAATTAAGATTAATAGCACCACCGTTACTTTTCCAGTTTGCCCCAGGGACTCTCACAAGTTATTACGCCCGAGACCGTGACTGGCCAGCATTTTCAGCACTACGTGTGCAACAAGGCAGTGCGCGCCAGTGCTCTGGAGCTGCCAGCACAGCGTGTTGGGGCAGCCCATGCTGGGCAATGGAAGGGCGTGGGCATTGTGCAGTGACGGAGAGGCAGCATCTGCCCACTTCTCCTCCTGACCTGTGCCCTCCTCTTGCTCTCCAGCCCAGCTTCAGAAACCTCAGGAGCCTTCTCTCAATCCTGCCTTTcacccttctccacccccacatCACACAGAGGAGAATGCAAAGGAGAGGCTACTTCTGACCTGCACAAAATAGACTCCTAATGGCTGGGTCTCTTATTTTTGGATctcttttggggcggggggatttTAATGGTGTAGATGACTTCAGGGGAGGGCTAACCCTACGCTTTTAAAATGTGCGTCTGTTTTGAGGAGCTgagtgtgtttgaaatgtctcccTATTGCAGGAGGCATAATGGCCCCTCGCTAAGCCCTGCCCCATGCTTCTTTCTCCCCCCCTTCCTCACCCACTCTCCTGTTCTCTTGCTTTAGGTTTCTTCTGGCTGTTGATTTCTGGCCACAGAGGTACTCAGACATTTCTGCAGGTAAATGCGCCAATTCCTGGCAGCCCTCCCTGGCACCAAGCTGCAGCGAGTAGTTTGGCAGAACCTCATTGGGCCTTGGCCCATTTGCCCTTGGAGTTCTCCAGGCTAGAGAGCCCCTGGGCCAGAAGTGCGGGTTCCTTTGCTGGGAAGGCACTGCAGCAAATTAACCTCAGCTAGGACCCCGCCAGCCCATGCAAAGCAAAGCGCGCCCCATCACCCAGCCGAAGGGCAGGCGTAGACACGGTGTGGACTGAGCCCTGTAGCGGAGGTCGGCTCACCTGCTGCTCGAGTCTGCCTCCGAGGggtgccagctcccagcccccacagccaAGTCCCTCGCACTGCTCCTGCCAGCGGCACTCCGGAGAGTCTCCGAAGCGGCTCTGGTATGTTGGCGTGCGCCCCACCTTGGCGTGTTACCCAGGGCCCCACGACAAGATGCTTTGCCCAGGTGCGCTCTCCGGAGACAGGAATGGAGCCCTGCCCCGCAGAACGGCCCTCCTCGGGTCAGCTCTCAGCCGCTcttcccacccagcccagccttgTTCCTGGGCAGCTCCAGTCCCCTGTCCCGCCCAGCACCGGGGCTGGAGCCATGGGGGTCCcccgctggggctgggctgctcacCTGCCCCCGCCCAAGGCTCTCCCTCATTGCCTGTCCGGCCACACCGGCGCGGGGTTCGCCGCAGACAAGCTCGCCCCGGTCCCGGCCCGCTGGCTCTGGGGGTCCGCtgacaccctccacccccccccggcccggctcccctctcccccgggcTCGGACTAGGGGTGGCTTCGCCCGGTGGCCGGCCTGCAGCCGGGAGGGGAGCGGGACCGTCTGCCCCCGGAACCCCCGGGCTGCTCCGCCCGACCCCGCCGGGATCCGGGAAAGCCCCTTCGATCGCCCAAGCCGCGGGCGGCTTCCCAGGGGCGCCCCGCCGGGAGGCGCCGGGGCGGGCGGGGAGCGGCGCCCGGGCTGGGCAGCGGACGGTACCTGTGGCCCAGAGGTTGCCGCGGGGGTTGACTTTGATCCTGGCCGCTCGGTCCCGCGGCTCGGCGAAGTCCGGCCGGTCGGCGGGGGCGGCCgagaggaaggagaggagcagCAGGCAGCCCAGGAGCCGGCTGGCGGGCAGCGCGCCCA
This window of the Chelonia mydas isolate rCheMyd1 chromosome 10, rCheMyd1.pri.v2, whole genome shotgun sequence genome carries:
- the NMB gene encoding neuromedin-B; this encodes MEQPGKPEATSPEHESSPPLPPAPGEASPGARRGAMGALPASRLLGCLLLLSFLSAAPADRPDFAEPRDRAARIKVNPRGNLWATGHFMGKKSIAASPLLKSPGDAAANSIPMAFSPTLRAVLKDMKELLTRELLKILLQKRLIDENQGRFDLHNQETGLVMKALEKYLSN